ATTCTTTAAAGAGAATGTAAAACTTTATGGGCTTAAAGCCGCACAGGTTCAAACCATTGCCAAAAATTACTACAGCAGCCAGGTAAAAATGATGAGTAAAAGCGAGATGCTTGCTCTGTGCGAACAGCTTTGGCAATCGGGATTCATGGAAGAAACCTTTATTGCATGCTACTTTACAGAGCGATTTGTAAAACATTTCTCGCCTGAGGACTTTGTAACCCTTGAAGAGTGGGTAAAAAAATACATTAACAACTGGGCGTCGTGCGATACCTTTTGCAACCATACAATTGGCGATATGCTTATGTTGCATCCGCAACTAATTGAAAAGGTAAAGCTATGGGCAAAATCCAACAACCGATGGGTTCGGAGAGCAGCGGCAGTTAGCTTTATCGTTCCTGCCCGTAAGGGCTTATTTCACAATCATATTGTTGATATTGCTACCATGCTCCTTACCGATTCCGACGATATGGTTCAAAAGGGTTACGGATGGATGTTAAAGGCCACGAGCCAATCAAATCAGGAACTTGTATTCAATTTCGTGATGTCGAATAAAGCTAAAATGCCTCGAACCGCTTTAAGATATGCCATTGAAAAAATGCCACCGGAACTTAAAGCTAAAGCAATGGCTAAATAGTTACACCCTAACGTTTTACCTTTTACATTGAAAATTTTCTACCCATTTCAACGATTTTTAAAGTGCATTTTACCAAATTTGCGCAAAAATTTTCTGAGATGAAAAAATCACTGTTTATTACTGCATTTTCTGTTTTTACTGCATTTATTTCAGTAGCACAGGAACAAACCCAAAAACCTAAAATTGAGGTTAAACCTTACGGTTACGTAGCATGGGAAACCATTTTTGATACCTATAAGTCAGTCGATACTCGCGATGGCGAGCTTTACCTCTATCCCTTAAAGCCAAATATCGATGCTAACGGAACCGATGTTAACAAAAAGCATCAGCTTCAAATGCTTTCGCTAACAACACGTTTGGGATTAAAAATATCCGGGCCCGATATACTAGGCGCTAAAACTAGCGCAATGGTTGAAACCGATTTTTATGCCACTGCAAGTGAATATACACGCTTACTGAGAGTTAGACATGCCATAATGACCCTTAAATGGCAGCATTCCGAGCTCATAATGGGACACTACTGGCATCCGATTATTGTAAACGAAGTAATTCCCTCAACCCTTGCCTTTGGTGCAGGGGCTCCCTTCCACTCACTGAATCGTTCCCCTCAAATCCGTTTTACTTACTACCCCATTGAAAAGGTAAGGTTATCGGCAACCGCGTTAACCCAAGGTTACCATAAATCGATGGGCCCAGCTGAGGCACAACGCAACTCCGGACTACCCGAACTCATGGCACAGGCTGCATTCGTAAAAAACAAATCATTTATTTTTGGTTTGTCGGCCGGTTACAAGTGGCTTACTCCCCGACTCTATATTACCAGCTCTAATACTGGCACACATAAAACTGTTGGTCAATACCTATTTAGTGTATTTACAGCAGCAAATATGGCTAAGACTAATATCAAGTTTGAAACAGTTTACGGCGAAAACCTTACTCACCTTATTATGATTGGTGGCTACGGTAGGGTTACTGAAACCAGTGCTGATAGCGATTACGACTACGCAAACCTGCGAACCCTCAGCACATGGCTAGATGTTAACCATAAATTGGGAAAATGGAGCATTGGGGTTTTTGCCGGATACTCAAAGCTACTCGGTTCCAATAAGAATTACTCAACCATTGCCAGCTACCACCGTAACGACGATATGAATTATGTTTACCGTATCTCGCCACGTGTAAGCTACAAGGAAGAAAACTTAGTGCTAGGAATTGAATACATGTTAACCACAGCGGTTTACGGTAAAACCTTCGACGCTCAGCATAAGGTTACCTCATCTCTCGACCCTGTAAGCAATAATCGTATTACAATTAGCGCAAAGTATTCCTTCTAGATTGATTTAATACTAAAACAGATTCTTTGTATTTAATTGTGGCTTGCGTATTGGCAGGCCACTTTTTTATCACTTTATGGCTAACTTTGCATAAAATTAAAGGCGATGGTTCTGGTAAAAAAGACTTTACGCATAGGTTTATTACTCCTGGTGTTAATTATTTCTCTTCTATTTCTTTCACGAAATCTTATTGTCAAAAAAATTTTTAGTAAAACCTCTGCAAGAATAAAAAACAGGTATGGTTTAACAGTTACTTCAAGCGCAGTTGAAGTTAAAGGTTTAAACACCCTTCAGCTACAAAACCTACTTATTGTTGATACAGATACTTTGCTTTGCTCTGAATCCTTTAGGATTAAGCTTAATCCGTTCCATTTGGTATTACTTAAAATCAATCCCAAGCAAATTGATATATCCAGAGCTACGATTAATATTGATAATTTGATTGCTCTAGCAAGCAAGCATACCCTTCAAAACTCAAATGAGAGAAAAAATGAAAGTTCGAGCAACAAAAGGCTATACCGTTTGGTTAAAGCCTTTTTTGGACTTTCAACCGCAACCTTCAATATTAATAACCTACACTTTACCTATTCCGATTCTGCTTATAACGGAAAAGTAACCATTGAAAAGTGGAGTTATTGCAACAATAACTTTACCTCAACGCTAACCCTAAACGATGGCGATAGAACTTCACGGGTAATTGTTACCGGAACAACCAGCAAGCGTAAAAATAGCCTTACCGCAACGGTCACAATCGACCAACCTGAAGCCTACATTCCCTTTACTACACCTGTTCTTGGTGTAAAAGCATCGTTCAAAAAAATCTTCCTTGATTTAAATGCTACCCATATTGAGCCCGGTAGAATAGAATTAAATTTAGTATCGAGCATTAATTCACTTTTGCTGGATAGTAAGCGTATTGCGCAAAAGCCAGTTATAATTGATTCGTGCGGGGCAAACATGAAAATCAGGGTAATACCCAATAGTTTCGTTATTGACTCTCTGTCAACAGTTAGCATTAATGGCTTCAAGGCAAAACTAGGGTTTGAGTATCGTCCACTACCAAGCCGCTATGTATGGTTTACACTCAACACTGGCGAAAACAGCTGGCAATCGCTCTTTGATGCCTTACCCAATGGGTTATTCACAAACCTATGGGGCATAAAGGTGAACGGAACTTTCAGCTACTCGCTTCAGGTTGGTGTTCCCCTCACAAACCCCGATAGCCTAACCATCGCACCAAACCTAAAATCGAAAGGATTTTATGTGCTATCGTACGGAAATACCAACCTTGCCATGCTCGCCGATACCTTTACCCATAGGGCTTATATCGACAATATATATGTCAGAGATATTAAAGTTAACCCCAAAAGTGCAAGCTACGCTTCACTTGACCAAATTAGTTCATACCTACAATGGGCTGTAATAACAAGCGAGGATGGTGGCTTTTACAACCATCGCGGGTTCAGCCTCGATGGTATAACCTATGCAATGGCATGCAACATACGCGAAAAAAGGTTTGCTCGGGGTGGTAGCACTATTACCCAACAGCTTGTAAAAAATGTATTTCTAAATCAGAGTAAGAATATTGGACGTAAAGCCGAAGAAATTCTTATAACCTGGATTACGGAAGATAGCGGTGTAGTATCAAAGGAGAGAATGCTTGAGGTTTACCTGAATATCATTGAGTGGGGGCCCGATGTGTTCGGTATTCGTGAGGCAAGTCAATACTACTTTGGCAAAAAGCCCAGTTCACTTACGCTTCCCGAAGCTTTATTCCTTGCCTACATAATCCCCAGGCCAGCTAAGTTTCGTTACCTATTCGTTACCGAAGGGAAGCTTAAGCCCTTTGTAACTGAAAGCTTCATGTTTGTGGCAAATAAAATGCTAAACCGCGGAAACATCACTCAGCAAGACTATGATAATCTGGCCACCAATCCTCAGGTAACCCTTACTGGGCCGGCAAAAGATTTACTGAAAAAAGAGTCATCATCGGAAAATATCGATTCTGAAGCCAATTTTACTGAACAGGAAAAGGAAACAAATTAGTATCAACCCCTTTACATCGCCCTAAAAATTCATTAAATTTATGGGTGTAAACCAAATCGGATTGATGCTATGAACACACAGGTATCAAAGAATATTGAAGCAGTTGCTGAAAGTATTCAATGGTTTGGGCAAGCAGCAGTAAAAATCATGAACTGCGGAAAGGTAATATACATCGACCCATACCAAATAAAAGGGAACGATAAAGCCGATTTAATTCTAATAACTCACTCCCACTTTGACCACTTTTCGCCCGACGATATAAAAAAAATTGTAGCCCCACATTCGTGGATACTATGTCCATCCGATGTTGCCGATGAAGCCCAAAAATTTGGAGCAGCCAAGGTGATTTCAGTTCAGCCTGGCTTTAACGATGAATGGCATGGCATTGAAATTAAGACCGTTCCCATGTATAACGTAACTAAAACCGACAAGCACCCAAAATCAAAAAATTGGGTGGGCTACCTGCTTAACCTATGCCATGTTTGGCTTTACCACACCGGCGATACTGAGCGTATTCCCGAGATGAAGAGCATTAAAACTGATATAATACTGCTACCCTTAGGCCAAACCTACACCATGAACAGCGTTGACGATGCGGTTGCCGCCGTACTCGACACTGGCGCAAGTGTTGCTATCCCTATACATTACGGGATGTATGAGGGAACCACTGCCGATGTGGATAAGTTTAAGGAATTGCTTAAAGATAAAGTTGAAGTAATAGTGCTACCAAAATCCTAGCTTGTTAGTCGAGGCACTCCACAAACTCCAGCCTCCAGTTTTCAAGCTGGAGTGCTGTTAGGTATCCTGTTCCTGGAATGTAAAGTCCCTTGTAAACACAGCCAGCGTCCAAATCATAAAGCCGACGCTGAGTATCCTTAAACTCTTCTACTATTTTTGCTAATGCCCGTGGAGTATGGCCATGAATAATTTTATAGCCGGGCATAAAGCTGCTAGGGACTTCGGTTGGACGGTTCCACAGCATAGCATACTCATCGGCAAATGGATTTGGCAGCTCATAGTTAAAACCTCCATGAACCAGTAGATACTGATTATCGACTACTACGTAAGGTTTTAGAGATGTAAAGAAATTCAAATGCCGTTTAGGCAAAAAACCATAATCTGTATCAATTGCTGTTACAATTGACTCGTACTGATGCATAGTAGCAAAGCCTGAATTCATTAACCAGAGACTCATTTCGTAATCGCCCTTAATGCAGTCGAGCATCATTTGCTCGTGATTGCCCTTTAGGCAGGTAATATTAAAACCCTCATCAATTAAGTTTATGAGATATTCTATAACACCAGGTGTGTCAGGGCCTCTATCTATATAATCACCCAGAAAGAATAGCCTATCGGTTTTACAAACCGAAAGTTTTACCTCCAATAAAAATCGAAGGGTTTTTGAACAGCCATGAATGTCGGGGATTATAAAAGTTCTCATGGTAATGGTTTATATAAATTTAACACGAAAAATTAACTTTGCCAAGTTTTTTGTAGTTATGGCAAGCGGATACATTATAAAAAAACTTCAAGGGAAAGTTAATCAGGCCATTTACGGTTATAATCTAATTGACCAGGGCGATAAAATCATGGTTGGTTTATCGGGTGGGAAGGATAGCTACGCTCTGCTGGACTTACTGGTAAACCGTCGGAAAGTTCTTCCCATCGGTTTTGAGCTACACGCCTGCCACGTTCAGGCTACCGATATGACCTACCGCGCCGATATTGAATTCATGGAGCAATACTGTGCCCAAAACAACGTGAAATTCCACTTGCGTCAAATCAGTGTAGAGTACAACCCAAACGATAGGAAACCTGCATGCTTTATTTGCAGCTGGAAACGAAGGAAAATGCTATTCACAACTACCCGCGAGGCCGGTTGTAATAAGCTGGCGCTGGGGCATCACCTGGACGATGCCATTGAAACCCTACTCCTCAACATGATTAATCACTCATCAATAAGCTCTATTCCCCCTAAGCTCTCAATGTTTAACGGCGAGGTTTTCCTAATCCGACCGTTAACTACCTGCCTGGATAAGGAGTTGGAAAAGTATAGCCAGCTTTTGGGTTTTCCATCGGAAAAGGAACTTTGCCAGTTCGATAAGGATACACACCGTAATACTGTCCGTGAACTAATCCAGCACATGGAAAAGATAAACCGCGATGCCCGCGAAAACATTTACCGCTCCATGCAAAACATCTTCGATGAGTATATTGTTACCAAGCCCCGTAAAAAGGGGAACTAGCTATCGCCACGACCTAACCATGAACAGGAGCAGCAAACCAAAAATTTCCAAACGGCCAAGCAGCATATCGAACGAAAGGACAAGCAGAGCCGAATCGGATAGCATAGAGTAATTTGACATTGACCCAACCAATCCAAAGCCAGGGCCTGCATTTCCCATACAAGCAGCAGAAGCTGAAAGCGATGTTAAACTATCGTATCCTAAACCGGTAAGAATTAGAGTGCTAACGAATAATACCAAAATATAGAAAACGATAAACTGAACCACAGAATTTACAATCTCATCGTTTATTACGCTCTTACCTATCCGAACAGGAATAACAGCCTGTGGGTGCTGAATTTTTAGGATTTGACTTTTCAGCGCATGGAAAAAGATTACCACCCTATCGAGCTTCATACCCCCGGCTGTTGAACCAGCACAAGCGCATTGAATGGTGAAGAATATTATGATTAGTATTGAAAATGGTGGCCAAATTGATGAATCGGCATTGGCAAAACCTGTTGTGGTCGATAACGATACCACTTGGAATGCTGCATACCTTATGCTCTCACCCCATGTAGGGTATATTTTACCATGCAGGTTAACTGATACCAATGCAATACCTATGATAGTAATCCAAAAGTAATACTTAACAATTGGGGAATTAAAAATATTTTTCTTTTTTAGGGTAATTGTGGAGTACAGTAACCCAAAATGAATTCCCGAAAAGAACATGAACACTATAAAGATGATATCTATTGGAACACTGTTGAAATAGGCTACACTATTGTTTTTTGTTGAAAACCCCCCTGTTGCTACAGTGGCAAATGCGTGGTTAACCGCATCGAACAATCCCATTCCAAACATTTTGAGCAGTATAACCTGAGTAACGGTAAGTCCTAAGTAAACCACCAGGATTACATTCAGCATTTTTCGAGTTCTGTACCTAAAATTTTCCTGCGCCAGCGGCGAAATCTCCATTTTTGAAAGGGTCATCTGGGCTTTACCCAACGATGGTAAAATGATTAGTACAAACACCACTATTCCTATACCTCCCACCCAGTGCATGGATGAGCGCCAAAACAGAATTCCTTTTGGTAGCGCCTCAACATTGGTTAGAATGGATGCACCTGTTGTGGTATAACCGGAAACACTCTCGAATAAGGCCTTAACAAAGGTAAACTCGCCTCCATAAAGCAATAGCGGTAAGGAACCAATAAAGCACGATAAAATCCAGCTAAGAACCACAACCAGGTAACCCTCCTTGTTTGAAAGGTCGGTGGCCTTAGGGACAAAAACCAAAGGGAATACTCCCCAAAGCAGAGTTA
This window of the Tenuifilum sp. 4138str genome carries:
- a CDS encoding DNA alkylation repair protein; the encoded protein is MDNLIDSIRSDLKSQATEQNRIAGERFFKENVKLYGLKAAQVQTIAKNYYSSQVKMMSKSEMLALCEQLWQSGFMEETFIACYFTERFVKHFSPEDFVTLEEWVKKYINNWASCDTFCNHTIGDMLMLHPQLIEKVKLWAKSNNRWVRRAAAVSFIVPARKGLFHNHIVDIATMLLTDSDDMVQKGYGWMLKATSQSNQELVFNFVMSNKAKMPRTALRYAIEKMPPELKAKAMAK
- a CDS encoding biosynthetic peptidoglycan transglycosylase — encoded protein: MVLVKKTLRIGLLLLVLIISLLFLSRNLIVKKIFSKTSARIKNRYGLTVTSSAVEVKGLNTLQLQNLLIVDTDTLLCSESFRIKLNPFHLVLLKINPKQIDISRATINIDNLIALASKHTLQNSNERKNESSSNKRLYRLVKAFFGLSTATFNINNLHFTYSDSAYNGKVTIEKWSYCNNNFTSTLTLNDGDRTSRVIVTGTTSKRKNSLTATVTIDQPEAYIPFTTPVLGVKASFKKIFLDLNATHIEPGRIELNLVSSINSLLLDSKRIAQKPVIIDSCGANMKIRVIPNSFVIDSLSTVSINGFKAKLGFEYRPLPSRYVWFTLNTGENSWQSLFDALPNGLFTNLWGIKVNGTFSYSLQVGVPLTNPDSLTIAPNLKSKGFYVLSYGNTNLAMLADTFTHRAYIDNIYVRDIKVNPKSASYASLDQISSYLQWAVITSEDGGFYNHRGFSLDGITYAMACNIREKRFARGGSTITQQLVKNVFLNQSKNIGRKAEEILITWITEDSGVVSKERMLEVYLNIIEWGPDVFGIREASQYYFGKKPSSLTLPEALFLAYIIPRPAKFRYLFVTEGKLKPFVTESFMFVANKMLNRGNITQQDYDNLATNPQVTLTGPAKDLLKKESSSENIDSEANFTEQEKETN
- a CDS encoding MBL fold metallo-hydrolase; the protein is MNTQVSKNIEAVAESIQWFGQAAVKIMNCGKVIYIDPYQIKGNDKADLILITHSHFDHFSPDDIKKIVAPHSWILCPSDVADEAQKFGAAKVISVQPGFNDEWHGIEIKTVPMYNVTKTDKHPKSKNWVGYLLNLCHVWLYHTGDTERIPEMKSIKTDIILLPLGQTYTMNSVDDAVAAVLDTGASVAIPIHYGMYEGTTADVDKFKELLKDKVEVIVLPKS
- a CDS encoding metallophosphoesterase family protein codes for the protein MRTFIIPDIHGCSKTLRFLLEVKLSVCKTDRLFFLGDYIDRGPDTPGVIEYLINLIDEGFNITCLKGNHEQMMLDCIKGDYEMSLWLMNSGFATMHQYESIVTAIDTDYGFLPKRHLNFFTSLKPYVVVDNQYLLVHGGFNYELPNPFADEYAMLWNRPTEVPSSFMPGYKIIHGHTPRALAKIVEEFKDTQRRLYDLDAGCVYKGLYIPGTGYLTALQLENWRLEFVECLD
- a CDS encoding tRNA lysidine(34) synthetase, with amino-acid sequence MVYINLTRKINFAKFFVVMASGYIIKKLQGKVNQAIYGYNLIDQGDKIMVGLSGGKDSYALLDLLVNRRKVLPIGFELHACHVQATDMTYRADIEFMEQYCAQNNVKFHLRQISVEYNPNDRKPACFICSWKRRKMLFTTTREAGCNKLALGHHLDDAIETLLLNMINHSSISSIPPKLSMFNGEVFLIRPLTTCLDKELEKYSQLLGFPSEKELCQFDKDTHRNTVRELIQHMEKINRDARENIYRSMQNIFDEYIVTKPRKKGN
- a CDS encoding TrkH family potassium uptake protein, with translation MRPHVIIRYIGMVMLFNAAFIFVSFLISLYNKDAGQLPLLFSFLITLLWGVFPLVFVPKATDLSNKEGYLVVVLSWILSCFIGSLPLLLYGGEFTFVKALFESVSGYTTTGASILTNVEALPKGILFWRSSMHWVGGIGIVVFVLIILPSLGKAQMTLSKMEISPLAQENFRYRTRKMLNVILVVYLGLTVTQVILLKMFGMGLFDAVNHAFATVATGGFSTKNNSVAYFNSVPIDIIFIVFMFFSGIHFGLLYSTITLKKKNIFNSPIVKYYFWITIIGIALVSVNLHGKIYPTWGESIRYAAFQVVSLSTTTGFANADSSIWPPFSILIIIFFTIQCACAGSTAGGMKLDRVVIFFHALKSQILKIQHPQAVIPVRIGKSVINDEIVNSVVQFIVFYILVLFVSTLILTGLGYDSLTSLSASAACMGNAGPGFGLVGSMSNYSMLSDSALLVLSFDMLLGRLEIFGLLLLFMVRSWR